In one window of Dokdonia sp. PRO95 DNA:
- a CDS encoding M23 family metallopeptidase — translation MKKLILLLSIICLAACNSLDNFPKLEHSAKLSFKDAYENDTISFQLKNPLMCPISVRLVKDATYPDLATLFGHVTLRKQQDTIIKIHYPDVESTVKPKYSIEYGDLQRKINKSSIGLPFPKGKQYKIIQGFNNSFSHNKITSKYAIDFDLSIGDTIVSVDDGYVVSLIEKYKDHGTSQQWRDNDRSNYLTVYHPDSGLYSQYVHLNYEGAIVELSDYVEKGQPIAISGMTGFTTVEHLHFNVKIPSATNGLISTEYTFDNAVDASTLKKGDVVRN, via the coding sequence TTGAAAAAACTTATCCTTTTACTGTCCATAATTTGCCTTGCAGCTTGCAATAGCCTAGACAATTTCCCTAAATTGGAGCACTCTGCTAAATTAAGCTTTAAAGATGCGTATGAAAATGACACCATATCTTTTCAATTAAAGAACCCTCTTATGTGTCCCATAAGCGTCAGGCTTGTTAAAGATGCTACGTATCCTGACCTAGCAACACTATTCGGGCATGTAACCTTGAGAAAACAGCAAGACACCATCATTAAGATTCATTATCCTGATGTAGAATCTACTGTAAAACCAAAATACAGCATTGAATATGGGGATTTACAGCGTAAAATCAATAAAAGTAGCATAGGATTACCATTTCCAAAGGGCAAACAATACAAAATCATACAAGGCTTTAACAACAGCTTTTCTCATAATAAAATCACGAGTAAGTATGCTATTGATTTCGATCTAAGCATAGGGGATACCATCGTAAGTGTAGATGATGGATATGTGGTAAGCTTGATTGAGAAATACAAAGATCATGGTACAAGCCAGCAATGGAGGGACAATGATAGAAGTAATTACCTAACCGTTTACCATCCTGACAGTGGTTTGTACTCTCAATATGTACACTTAAACTATGAAGGAGCAATCGTTGAGCTTAGTGATTATGTAGAAAAAGGTCAACCCATCGCGATTAGCGGAATGACGGGTTTTACCACCGTTGAGCACCTACATTTTAATGTTAAAATTCCATCTGCAACTAATGGCCTCATATCTACCGAGTATACATTTGACAATGCAGTAGATGCAAGTACATTAAAAAAAGGTGATGTAGTCAGAAATTAG
- a CDS encoding HNH endonuclease, giving the protein MAWPQKVKDKVLVACGRHCCICHKFCGTKIELHHIKLKSEGGTETEDNCIPLCFDCHADQKSYDFKHPKGTKYSPRELNDHRDKWYNLAQQSLGTGTSDHLEQDKETFKIIYDLVPADKTIYFLKTKDFNSRKFSLTPIKPISELLLKVHNEAWIEFYDSDLEALRLRLFTAFEEFTDKIRTDTYNFPDTQYDTQCVPREWMEQQPARYHETVDFLNKKADEIAIIYTNLVRLSRKKLGVKTA; this is encoded by the coding sequence ATGGCTTGGCCTCAAAAAGTGAAAGATAAAGTATTAGTTGCATGTGGAAGACATTGCTGTATCTGCCACAAATTTTGTGGTACTAAAATAGAATTACATCACATAAAACTTAAATCAGAAGGAGGTACAGAAACAGAAGATAATTGTATTCCATTATGTTTTGACTGCCATGCAGATCAAAAATCTTATGACTTTAAACATCCTAAAGGAACAAAGTACTCACCACGGGAATTAAATGATCACAGAGATAAATGGTATAACCTAGCACAACAAAGTTTAGGAACAGGAACAAGTGACCACTTAGAGCAAGACAAAGAAACTTTTAAAATTATATATGATTTAGTACCAGCAGACAAGACTATATATTTTCTAAAAACAAAAGATTTTAATTCAAGGAAATTTAGTCTAACACCTATCAAACCAATCTCTGAATTATTACTTAAAGTTCATAATGAAGCATGGATTGAATTTTATGACTCAGACCTTGAAGCTTTAAGATTGCGGCTGTTCACAGCTTTCGAAGAGTTTACAGATAAGATTCGTACGGATACTTATAATTTTCCAGACACTCAATATGATACTCAATGCGTTCCAAGAGAATGGATGGAACAGCAACCGGCACGATATCATGAAACAGTTGATTTTTTGAATAAAAAAGCAGATGAAATAGCAATTATCTATACAAATTTAGTTCGCTTAAGTAGGAAAAAATTGGGAGTGAAGACTGCTTGA
- a CDS encoding S41 family peptidase yields the protein MKYILVLLLCLHLTSSFSQIDEHEKVEHFIKIWGLLKYYHPDISNGAYNVNKEFIQEYQKLPSLDTKEAFNKEMIAWIESYGTSDFDIKENFEQELFAKNQNFKWILESGYSAQLSQLLSDLKNNANYKSHYADIKKLSSSIDFSNDGALADFDYTNDVHRLLFLASFWNTMNYWNVNLHLTDTPWEQTLSKLIPAFSAEGKENFEKAKEHLFSKLNDSHSNYQYSYTLDSLDKFPNFGGRIINDSLVITSVYNTKIFQEDSLTKGDVIYAVDGVKLETYYNTKFSNVISASNKNHLRRAIEKTYLLASAKDSVLVSILKTNGQNKEQYIQLSPLAYPYQKYERLKPSESEDWKEISDKIGYINLNKIDKNQLKEAFRDFEHFKGVIIDLRNYPRNINIADIAKYLYPERTSFLKALTAVKPAYGNYGANAATSFIMDPFKAGKKNKNYFKGKVVLLVDRTTASMAEWMGMAIQASPNCITIGEQTFGAVMNRNEVPLMDGTKIDFTAVGAFYPNDEGVQRKGLRLDHEIKESALHYDSDLYIKKAIALIREK from the coding sequence ATGAAATATATTTTAGTTCTCCTACTCTGCTTACATCTTACCAGTTCATTTAGTCAAATAGATGAACATGAAAAAGTGGAGCATTTTATTAAAATATGGGGTTTACTAAAATATTACCACCCAGATATAAGTAACGGCGCCTATAACGTCAATAAAGAATTTATTCAGGAATATCAAAAACTGCCCTCACTAGATACAAAGGAAGCTTTTAACAAGGAAATGATTGCTTGGATAGAAAGTTATGGCACCTCTGATTTTGACATAAAAGAGAACTTTGAACAAGAGCTTTTTGCCAAAAATCAGAATTTCAAGTGGATTCTTGAGTCTGGTTATAGCGCTCAGCTATCGCAACTACTAAGCGACTTAAAAAATAACGCCAACTATAAAAGTCATTATGCTGACATCAAAAAACTAAGCAGTTCTATTGATTTTAGTAATGACGGTGCCCTAGCAGATTTCGATTACACTAATGATGTACATAGGCTACTCTTTCTTGCTTCGTTCTGGAATACGATGAATTATTGGAATGTGAATTTACACCTAACAGATACACCGTGGGAACAAACTCTTAGCAAACTAATACCAGCTTTTAGCGCTGAAGGAAAGGAGAATTTTGAAAAAGCCAAGGAGCATTTATTTAGCAAGCTCAACGATTCGCATTCCAATTATCAATATAGCTATACGCTAGATTCATTAGACAAGTTTCCAAACTTTGGCGGGAGAATCATTAATGATTCCTTAGTGATTACATCTGTGTACAATACAAAGATATTTCAAGAGGACTCATTAACTAAAGGCGACGTAATTTATGCCGTGGATGGCGTTAAACTTGAAACCTATTACAACACTAAATTTTCTAATGTAATAAGTGCCTCAAACAAGAACCATCTAAGGCGCGCTATTGAAAAAACCTATTTACTGGCATCGGCTAAAGATTCGGTTCTTGTCAGTATTTTAAAAACAAATGGTCAGAACAAAGAGCAGTATATCCAACTAAGCCCTTTAGCATATCCCTACCAAAAGTATGAACGCTTAAAGCCTTCTGAAAGTGAGGATTGGAAAGAAATAAGTGATAAGATTGGATATATAAATCTAAATAAGATTGATAAAAACCAACTGAAAGAAGCTTTTCGCGATTTTGAGCATTTTAAAGGTGTCATCATAGATCTACGTAACTATCCGAGGAATATAAATATTGCAGATATCGCAAAGTATCTGTATCCAGAGAGAACATCATTTTTAAAAGCGTTAACCGCAGTAAAACCTGCTTATGGAAACTATGGAGCAAATGCGGCGACAAGTTTTATCATGGACCCATTTAAAGCGGGAAAGAAAAATAAGAACTACTTTAAAGGAAAAGTAGTATTGCTAGTAGATAGAACAACGGCAAGCATGGCAGAATGGATGGGAATGGCTATCCAAGCATCACCTAACTGTATTACCATAGGTGAGCAAACCTTTGGTGCGGTTATGAATAGAAATGAAGTACCACTCATGGACGGTACTAAAATTGATTTTACAGCAGTGGGTGCTTTCTATCCAAATGATGAAGGTGTGCAACGTAAAGGATTACGACTAGATCATGAGATAAAAGAGAGTGCGCTACACTATGACAGTGATCTATATATTAAGAAAGCAATAGCTTTAATTAGGGAGAAGTGA